A stretch of the Longimicrobium terrae genome encodes the following:
- a CDS encoding phosphoglycerate mutase family protein, which yields MIRTLRVALFAALVAAVPAAAQDSTVVVIVRHAEKAVIQGESNPPLSEAGQARARALADSLASWNVDAVVTTQYVRTQQTAAPLMAARGLTPVVVSTAAEGGAENHPAQVAAAVRALAAKTVLVVGHSNTVTQIMQALGGPAARDLCDGEYSNLYVMVLKPGQAPRVQPRRYGQPDAPTEADCRRTM from the coding sequence ATGATCCGCACGCTTCGTGTCGCGCTGTTCGCGGCGCTGGTGGCCGCCGTCCCCGCGGCCGCGCAGGACTCCACCGTGGTCGTCATCGTGCGGCACGCGGAAAAGGCGGTGATCCAGGGCGAGTCCAACCCACCGCTGTCGGAAGCGGGCCAGGCACGTGCCCGTGCGCTGGCGGATTCGCTGGCGTCGTGGAACGTGGACGCCGTAGTGACGACGCAGTACGTGCGGACGCAGCAGACCGCCGCGCCGCTGATGGCCGCGCGCGGGCTGACGCCGGTGGTGGTCTCCACCGCGGCCGAGGGTGGCGCGGAGAACCATCCGGCGCAGGTGGCCGCGGCCGTGCGCGCGCTGGCGGCAAAGACGGTGCTGGTGGTCGGCCACAGCAACACGGTGACGCAGATCATGCAGGCGCTGGGCGGGCCCGCCGCGCGCGACCTGTGCGACGGCGAGTACTCCAATCTGTACGTGATGGTGCTGAAGCCCGGGCAGGCGCCCCGCGTGCAGCCGCGCCGCTACGGCCAGCCGGACGCACCGACCGAGGCCGACTGCCGCCGCACGATGTAG
- a CDS encoding PaaI family thioesterase, with amino-acid sequence MTILMALPAPEPGFEDRVRDSFVRQRLMETIGARLVRVVADEVEIELPFRDDLTQQHGFLHAGVVTSVLDSAAGFAAYTRMPADAGVLSVEFKVNLLAPARGERLRVVGRTVRSGRSVSVVAADAFAVQNGEETHVAMLVGTMMTVRGRAGIAG; translated from the coding sequence ATGACGATCCTGATGGCCCTGCCCGCGCCGGAACCCGGCTTTGAGGACCGCGTCCGCGACAGCTTCGTGCGCCAGCGGCTGATGGAGACCATCGGCGCGCGCCTGGTGCGCGTGGTGGCGGATGAGGTGGAGATCGAGCTTCCCTTTCGCGACGACCTGACGCAGCAGCACGGCTTTCTGCACGCCGGCGTCGTCACCTCCGTGCTGGACAGCGCCGCGGGGTTCGCCGCGTACACGCGCATGCCGGCGGACGCGGGCGTGCTGAGCGTGGAGTTCAAGGTCAACCTTCTCGCCCCGGCGCGCGGCGAGCGGCTGCGCGTCGTCGGGCGGACGGTGCGCTCGGGGCGCAGCGTGAGCGTCGTGGCGGCGGACGCGTTCGCGGTGCAGAACGGCGAGGAGACGCACGTCGCCATGCTGGTGGGCACAATGATGACCGTCCGCGGGCGCGCCGGAATCGCGGGCTGA
- a CDS encoding MFS transporter, which produces MPPLSRAERLDRLPFTPLHRRLLVVAGAGWAMDAMDVGLISFIMAALAKQWQLDGGTVAWIGSVGFIGMAIGASLGGSVADRVGRRFVFAATLLVYGVATGAAAFSWSVASLLAFRFLIGFGLGAELPVASTLVSEFAPSRIRGRIVVLLEAFWAFGWILAALIGTYVIPRSENGWRWAFALGAIPALYSSVVRRALPESVRFLETKGRVDEAEQVVRRFEAQAGVASPRDAPPPEPVAAPAGVGLAELWRGGLARRTLALWMIWFGINFAYYGAFIWIPTLLTQRGFSLVKSFEYTLIITLAQLPGYAVSAYLIEKWGRRPTLAAFLAGSVGAALLFARADGRDAVLVAGCLLSFFNLGAWGAVYAATPEVYPTAVRATGAGWAAGFGRIASILAPLAVPPLMAAGGTEAVFGTFAAFFGLAIIGAALLPEWRGRQLDDAVAGAAG; this is translated from the coding sequence ATGCCCCCGCTGAGCCGCGCCGAACGCCTTGACCGCCTGCCCTTTACTCCGCTGCACCGCCGCCTGCTCGTGGTGGCCGGAGCGGGGTGGGCCATGGACGCCATGGACGTGGGATTGATCTCGTTCATCATGGCGGCGCTGGCGAAGCAGTGGCAGCTGGATGGCGGAACGGTGGCGTGGATCGGCTCGGTGGGGTTCATCGGGATGGCGATCGGCGCCAGCCTGGGCGGGAGCGTGGCGGACCGCGTGGGGCGCCGGTTCGTGTTCGCGGCGACGCTGCTCGTCTACGGCGTGGCGACGGGCGCGGCGGCGTTCTCGTGGTCGGTGGCGTCGCTTCTCGCCTTCCGCTTTCTGATCGGCTTCGGCCTGGGCGCGGAGCTCCCCGTGGCCTCCACGCTGGTGAGCGAGTTTGCGCCGTCGCGCATCCGCGGGCGCATCGTGGTGCTGCTGGAGGCGTTCTGGGCGTTCGGATGGATTCTGGCCGCGCTGATCGGCACGTACGTCATCCCCCGCAGCGAAAACGGCTGGCGGTGGGCGTTTGCACTGGGCGCGATCCCCGCGTTGTACTCCAGCGTGGTGCGCCGCGCGCTGCCGGAATCCGTGCGCTTTCTGGAAACAAAGGGGAGGGTGGATGAGGCGGAGCAGGTGGTCCGCCGCTTCGAGGCGCAGGCCGGCGTGGCCTCGCCCAGGGACGCGCCGCCGCCGGAACCCGTCGCCGCGCCGGCGGGCGTGGGGCTGGCGGAACTGTGGAGGGGCGGCCTGGCGCGGCGCACGCTGGCGCTGTGGATGATCTGGTTCGGGATCAACTTCGCCTACTACGGCGCGTTCATCTGGATTCCGACCCTGCTGACGCAGCGCGGCTTTTCGCTGGTGAAGTCGTTCGAGTACACGCTGATCATCACCCTGGCGCAGCTGCCGGGCTACGCGGTGAGCGCGTACCTGATCGAGAAGTGGGGACGCCGGCCCACGCTGGCCGCGTTCCTGGCGGGATCGGTGGGTGCGGCGCTGCTCTTTGCTCGTGCGGACGGGCGGGACGCGGTGCTGGTGGCCGGGTGCCTGCTGAGCTTCTTCAACCTGGGCGCGTGGGGCGCCGTGTACGCCGCCACGCCGGAGGTGTACCCCACCGCGGTGCGCGCGACGGGCGCGGGGTGGGCGGCGGGGTTCGGGCGCATCGCCAGCATTCTGGCGCCGCTGGCCGTTCCGCCGCTGATGGCGGCGGGGGGAACCGAGGCGGTGTTCGGGACGTTTGCCGCCTTCTTCGGGCTGGCGATCATCGGGGCGGCGCTGCTGCCGGAGTGGCGCGGAAGGCAGCTGGATGACGCGGTTGCGGGCGCGGCGGGGTGA
- a CDS encoding DNA/RNA non-specific endonuclease yields the protein MAAPRAWRSALARAACASVALLAVACSDDIIAPAAQLPSPESPGAGGPSQELTCVASVRAATITCQTPAPSAGGASAVIFGGQNSYVRMISSNTAMDAGTGVFSADVAVQNLLPQTIGSTDGVTVDPKGIQVFYASGPNVTAGSGSVEVANEDGTGQFLGEDTKYYQYQQLLASGATSATKPWRWNVAAGVESFTFKVYVSTVVTPSLIITEVMPNPGAADDVDGEFIEVYNPGIAPVDLNGFRFNSRTGASGVETSTVATSVIVAPRGYAVIGARVDSAFNGGIKVAHAWGTSINLSNSASATAPDYIKVSRPGVGAGTFVTLDSVAWTAGGGTSNVATPPTARSRELTDLKADNSVLNNNAVWNTAYTTFGYGDGNGGFDRGTPGKANGVAVPTGPVAVVRISPGFAVIDSLNQSRTFTATAEDTLGQASPTTITWASLNPAIATIASNGRVTHVDTGGVYITATASNGKADTTYYRIFKYSPAAIYRNHVEFGIPVTGMPQNNDNILILSDRRTQYNLSYNASRGGPNWVSWNVNRTQFGNAPRGAFGNNSVDPLLPAYGVYQVTTCDYTNSGYTRGHMTQSEQRTQSKADNDTTFLMTNILPQTSELNTGPWGDLEEYGNDLARFQQKELYNVAGGTWPATPRYLTPFSTSCTPQQNKVQIPTTTWKVIVVLPYGKGLADVTSANDVRIIAVDMPNNTTVNNQPWQYYKVTVDQIEAITGYDLLAALPDAIESVVEARIDP from the coding sequence ATGGCCGCTCCGCGGGCGTGGCGCTCCGCTCTGGCCCGCGCGGCCTGCGCCTCGGTGGCGCTTCTGGCCGTCGCCTGCTCCGACGACATCATCGCTCCCGCGGCGCAGCTGCCCTCGCCCGAGAGCCCGGGCGCCGGCGGACCCAGCCAGGAGCTGACCTGCGTGGCCAGCGTGCGCGCGGCCACCATCACCTGCCAGACCCCGGCGCCCAGCGCGGGCGGGGCCAGCGCGGTGATCTTCGGCGGGCAGAACTCGTACGTGCGGATGATCAGCAGCAACACGGCCATGGACGCCGGCACCGGCGTGTTCAGCGCCGACGTGGCCGTGCAGAACCTGCTGCCGCAGACCATCGGCTCCACGGACGGGGTGACGGTGGACCCCAAGGGCATCCAGGTGTTCTACGCCTCCGGCCCCAACGTCACCGCCGGCTCCGGCTCGGTGGAAGTGGCCAACGAGGACGGCACGGGGCAGTTCCTGGGTGAGGATACGAAATACTACCAGTACCAGCAGCTGCTGGCCTCCGGCGCCACCAGCGCCACCAAGCCGTGGCGGTGGAACGTGGCCGCGGGCGTGGAGTCGTTCACCTTCAAGGTGTACGTGTCCACCGTGGTGACGCCCTCGCTCATCATCACCGAGGTCATGCCCAACCCGGGCGCGGCGGATGACGTGGACGGCGAGTTCATCGAAGTCTACAACCCCGGCATCGCGCCGGTGGACCTGAACGGCTTCCGCTTCAACTCGCGCACGGGCGCGTCCGGCGTGGAAACCAGCACCGTGGCGACCAGCGTGATCGTGGCGCCGCGCGGCTACGCGGTGATCGGCGCGCGGGTGGATTCGGCGTTCAACGGCGGGATCAAGGTGGCGCACGCCTGGGGCACGTCCATCAACCTGTCCAACAGCGCCAGCGCCACCGCGCCGGACTACATCAAGGTGAGCCGGCCCGGCGTGGGTGCGGGCACGTTCGTCACGCTGGACTCGGTGGCGTGGACGGCGGGCGGCGGCACCAGCAACGTGGCCACGCCCCCCACGGCCCGCTCGCGCGAGCTGACGGACCTGAAGGCCGACAACTCGGTGCTGAACAACAACGCCGTGTGGAACACCGCCTACACCACCTTCGGCTACGGCGACGGCAACGGCGGCTTTGACCGCGGCACCCCTGGCAAGGCGAACGGCGTGGCGGTGCCCACGGGCCCGGTGGCGGTGGTGCGCATCAGCCCCGGGTTCGCCGTCATCGACAGCCTGAACCAGTCCCGCACCTTCACGGCGACCGCGGAAGACACGCTGGGCCAGGCCAGCCCCACGACCATCACCTGGGCCAGCCTGAACCCGGCCATCGCCACCATCGCCAGCAACGGCCGGGTGACGCACGTGGATACGGGCGGCGTGTACATCACCGCCACGGCCAGCAACGGCAAGGCCGACACCACGTACTACCGCATCTTCAAGTACTCGCCGGCGGCCATCTACCGGAACCACGTGGAGTTCGGCATCCCGGTGACGGGAATGCCGCAGAACAACGACAACATCCTCATCCTGTCGGACCGCCGTACGCAGTACAACCTGTCGTACAACGCCAGCCGCGGCGGGCCCAACTGGGTGAGCTGGAACGTGAACCGCACGCAGTTCGGCAACGCGCCGCGCGGCGCGTTCGGCAACAACTCGGTGGATCCGCTGCTGCCGGCGTACGGGGTGTACCAGGTCACCACCTGCGACTACACCAACTCCGGCTACACGCGCGGCCACATGACGCAGAGCGAGCAGCGCACGCAGAGCAAGGCGGACAACGACACCACGTTCCTGATGACCAACATCCTTCCGCAGACCAGCGAGCTCAACACGGGCCCGTGGGGCGACCTGGAGGAGTACGGGAACGACCTTGCCCGCTTCCAGCAGAAGGAACTGTACAACGTGGCGGGCGGCACGTGGCCGGCCACGCCGCGGTACCTGACGCCGTTCTCCACGTCGTGCACGCCGCAGCAGAACAAGGTGCAGATCCCCACGACCACGTGGAAGGTCATCGTGGTGCTGCCGTACGGAAAGGGACTGGCGGACGTGACGTCGGCGAACGACGTGCGCATCATCGCGGTCGACATGCCGAACAACACCACGGTCAACAACCAGCCGTGGCAGTACTACAAGGTCACGGTCGATCAGATCGAGGCGATCACCGGCTACGATCTGCTGGCCGCGCTGCCGGACGCGATCGAGAGCGTGGTGGAAGCCCGGATCGATCCCTGA
- a CDS encoding CapA family protein: MQPIFSSGPLRRALRAACFALAASLAAASARAQTVRPQTEGGADTVPGVRVCAGGDVTLGTNLDTSWVAGARRRAPGQRIEALPSPDSLLAPLRPLLSDADIVLLNVEGAVGDGPIHRRKCAPGSTACYAFRMPAASAGAMRRVAESARVIGNVANNHARDDGDIGRRITIRALSDADMHVTGVDTLATAVVTAAGDTVAFLGFAQWIGPDPRDTAAVGRHVRRAAERYRRVLVTMHMGAEGRTRQNTVGGDEMFVGENRGNVIAFARTAVEAGADVVFGAGPHVMRAVEWRGDALIFYSLGNLLTYGPFSLVEPMNRGAIACAVLDEDGRVVSAQLRSTRQRAPGILSIDPGSRAAVLADSLSLVDLPASAARIDPATGDITRRDDAPAGAESASGTPARAPASGTSPARTGERRRP; this comes from the coding sequence GTGCAACCCATCTTCAGCAGTGGCCCGCTGCGGCGCGCACTCCGCGCCGCGTGCTTCGCCCTTGCCGCCAGCCTCGCCGCGGCCTCCGCGCGGGCGCAGACCGTCCGCCCGCAGACCGAGGGCGGCGCGGACACCGTCCCCGGCGTGCGCGTCTGCGCGGGCGGTGACGTGACGCTCGGCACCAACCTGGACACGTCGTGGGTGGCCGGCGCGCGGCGGCGGGCGCCGGGGCAGCGGATTGAGGCGCTCCCCTCGCCGGATTCGCTGCTGGCGCCGCTTCGTCCTCTGCTGTCGGACGCGGACATCGTGCTGCTGAACGTGGAGGGCGCGGTGGGCGACGGGCCCATCCACCGCCGCAAGTGCGCGCCGGGAAGCACGGCCTGCTACGCCTTTCGCATGCCCGCCGCATCCGCCGGGGCCATGCGGCGCGTGGCGGAATCCGCACGCGTCATCGGCAACGTCGCCAACAACCATGCGCGCGACGACGGCGACATCGGCCGGCGGATCACCATCCGCGCCCTCTCGGATGCGGACATGCACGTCACCGGTGTGGATACGCTCGCGACGGCGGTGGTGACAGCGGCGGGCGACACGGTGGCGTTCCTGGGATTCGCGCAGTGGATCGGCCCGGACCCGCGCGACACGGCCGCGGTGGGCCGCCACGTGCGGCGCGCGGCGGAGCGGTACCGGCGCGTGCTCGTGACCATGCACATGGGCGCGGAGGGGCGCACGCGGCAGAACACGGTGGGCGGTGACGAGATGTTCGTGGGCGAGAACCGCGGCAACGTGATCGCCTTTGCGCGCACGGCGGTGGAGGCGGGCGCGGACGTGGTGTTCGGCGCCGGGCCGCACGTGATGCGCGCGGTGGAGTGGCGGGGGGATGCGCTGATCTTCTACTCGCTGGGCAACCTGCTGACGTACGGCCCGTTCTCGCTGGTGGAGCCGATGAACCGCGGGGCCATCGCCTGCGCGGTGCTGGATGAGGACGGGCGGGTGGTGAGCGCGCAGCTTCGCTCCACCCGCCAGCGCGCGCCCGGCATTCTGTCGATCGATCCCGGGAGTCGCGCAGCGGTCCTGGCGGATTCGTTGAGCCTAGTGGATCTGCCCGCGAGCGCCGCCCGCATCGATCCCGCCACCGGCGACATCACGCGGCGGGATGATGCGCCGGCCGGCGCCGAGTCGGCTTCCGGCACGCCGGCGAGGGCTCCCGCATCGGGAACGAGCCCCGCGCGTACGGGAGAGCGGCGGAGGCCGTGA
- a CDS encoding metal-dependent hydrolase family protein, translating into MLRPLFRAIALASLTTAAVAGAAAAQPTLPTRGTGTVVLRAARMIDGTGAAPVQNAVIVVTDDRIVAAGRAGSVQVPEGARVVDLGDATLLPGFIDAHTHIIGRALGDAGSAQAAVRDFNAFGAIVGVANARATLMAGFTTIRNLGSGDFDDMALRAAIDGGYVAGPRMQTAGHSIGITGGHCDENGFRPGLMEHDYREGIANGADEIRAAVRYQVKYGADVIKTCATGGVLSEGDAVGVQQYTAEELSALVGESRNLERRVAAHAHGAEGIIAAVTAGVTSIEHGSFLDEAGARLMAQRGTYLVPTLMAGETVMRAADSGVLTGLRAEKARQAGAAMRNAVRIARRAGVSIALGTDAGVGTHGLNAREFELMVEWGGMTPLEAITAGTSSAAKMMGWEGRIGTLRAGLLADIVAVPGDPTANVHALTTPVFVMKNGVVYRGEGAEVR; encoded by the coding sequence ATGCTCCGACCCCTGTTTCGCGCCATCGCGCTGGCATCGCTCACCACGGCGGCGGTCGCCGGGGCGGCGGCCGCGCAGCCCACGCTCCCCACCCGCGGCACGGGCACCGTCGTGCTGCGCGCCGCGCGGATGATCGACGGCACTGGGGCCGCGCCGGTGCAGAACGCCGTCATCGTGGTGACGGACGACCGCATCGTGGCGGCGGGGCGCGCGGGCTCGGTGCAGGTGCCGGAGGGCGCGCGCGTGGTGGATCTGGGCGATGCCACGCTGCTGCCGGGGTTCATCGACGCGCACACGCACATCATCGGGCGGGCGCTGGGCGATGCGGGGAGCGCGCAGGCGGCGGTGCGCGACTTCAACGCGTTCGGCGCCATCGTGGGCGTGGCCAACGCGCGCGCCACGCTCATGGCCGGCTTCACCACCATCCGCAACCTGGGATCGGGCGACTTCGACGACATGGCGCTGCGGGCGGCCATCGACGGCGGCTACGTGGCGGGCCCGCGCATGCAGACGGCGGGGCACTCCATCGGCATCACCGGCGGCCACTGCGACGAAAACGGCTTTCGCCCCGGGCTGATGGAGCACGACTACCGCGAGGGCATCGCCAACGGCGCGGACGAGATCCGGGCCGCGGTGCGCTACCAGGTGAAGTACGGGGCCGACGTCATCAAGACCTGCGCGACGGGCGGCGTGCTGTCGGAAGGCGACGCGGTGGGCGTGCAGCAGTACACGGCGGAGGAACTGTCGGCGCTGGTGGGCGAATCGCGCAACCTGGAGCGGCGGGTGGCGGCCCACGCGCACGGCGCCGAGGGGATCATCGCGGCGGTGACGGCGGGCGTGACGTCCATCGAACACGGGTCGTTTCTGGATGAGGCCGGCGCGCGGCTGATGGCGCAGCGCGGCACGTACCTGGTCCCCACGCTCATGGCGGGCGAGACGGTGATGCGCGCGGCGGACAGCGGCGTGCTGACCGGCCTTCGCGCGGAAAAGGCGCGGCAGGCGGGCGCGGCCATGCGCAACGCGGTCCGCATCGCGCGGCGGGCGGGCGTGTCCATCGCGCTGGGGACGGACGCGGGCGTGGGCACGCACGGCCTGAACGCGCGCGAGTTCGAGCTGATGGTGGAGTGGGGCGGGATGACGCCGCTGGAGGCCATCACCGCCGGCACGAGCAGCGCGGCGAAGATGATGGGGTGGGAGGGGCGCATCGGCACCCTGCGCGCCGGCCTGCTGGCCGACATCGTGGCCGTCCCCGGCGACCCGACCGCGAACGTGCACGCGCTCACCACGCCGGTGTTCGTGATGAAGAACGGGGTGGTGTACCGGGGGGAAGGCGCGGAAGTGCGGTAG
- a CDS encoding cytochrome P450 encodes MNAGPAAPAGLPDPPGPRPVLPLARLFAFRRDPPGDLSRMQARWGDVASFRIGPRWFYLISDPELVRQVLVTDHRTFTKSLALQRARVLLGDGLLTSEGEFHLRQRRLAQPAFHRERVAGMAAAMVRHAEATADGWRPGMRVDAAREMMRMTLGIAGETLLGADVGGEADEIGGALSDALGLFSRLHNPIGVLLDRLPLPGTLRMRRARQRLDDTIYRVIAERRASGEERDDLLGMLLAARDDEADGAGMTDLQLRDELLTLFLAGHETTANALAWTWHLLARNPLAEARLHDELRTVLAGRAPTAADYPALPYTRAVLAESMRLYPPAWTIGREPVEDWQAGGYRIRAGSVVLVSPWVVHHDARWWPEPFAFRPERWMEGAEAAQPRFAYFPFGGGIRKCIGEGFAWMELVLTLATLARRWRLVSIPGVEPVPEPRITLRPIGLEMRVEGSA; translated from the coding sequence ATGAACGCAGGACCCGCCGCGCCCGCGGGGCTTCCCGATCCGCCCGGGCCCCGCCCGGTGCTTCCCCTCGCCCGGCTGTTCGCGTTCCGACGCGACCCGCCGGGCGATTTGTCGCGCATGCAGGCGCGCTGGGGCGATGTGGCCTCGTTCCGCATCGGGCCGCGCTGGTTCTACCTGATCAGCGACCCGGAACTGGTGCGGCAGGTGCTGGTGACGGACCACCGCACCTTTACCAAGAGCCTGGCCCTCCAGCGCGCGCGGGTGCTGCTGGGCGACGGGCTGCTGACCAGCGAGGGCGAGTTTCACCTGCGGCAGCGGCGGCTGGCGCAGCCCGCCTTTCACCGCGAGCGGGTGGCGGGGATGGCGGCGGCCATGGTGCGCCACGCGGAGGCCACGGCGGACGGCTGGCGCCCGGGGATGCGGGTGGATGCCGCGCGCGAGATGATGCGCATGACGCTGGGCATCGCCGGCGAAACGCTGCTGGGCGCGGACGTCGGCGGCGAGGCGGACGAGATCGGCGGGGCGCTGTCGGACGCGCTGGGGCTGTTCTCGCGGCTGCACAATCCCATCGGCGTGCTGCTGGACCGCCTTCCCCTCCCCGGAACGCTGCGGATGCGGCGCGCGCGGCAGCGGCTGGACGACACCATCTACCGTGTGATCGCGGAGCGCCGCGCGTCGGGAGAGGAGCGGGACGATCTGCTCGGCATGCTCCTCGCCGCGCGCGACGACGAGGCCGACGGCGCGGGTATGACGGACCTGCAGCTTCGCGATGAACTGCTGACGCTTTTCCTCGCCGGGCACGAGACGACGGCCAACGCGCTGGCGTGGACGTGGCACCTGCTGGCCCGCAACCCGCTCGCCGAGGCGCGCCTGCACGACGAACTGCGGACGGTGCTCGCCGGACGCGCGCCCACGGCGGCGGACTATCCCGCGCTGCCGTACACGCGCGCGGTGCTGGCGGAAAGCATGCGGCTGTATCCGCCGGCGTGGACCATTGGGCGGGAGCCGGTGGAGGACTGGCAGGCGGGCGGATACCGCATCCGCGCGGGAAGCGTGGTGCTGGTGAGCCCGTGGGTGGTGCACCACGACGCGCGCTGGTGGCCGGAACCGTTCGCCTTCCGTCCGGAGCGGTGGATGGAGGGCGCCGAGGCCGCGCAGCCGCGGTTCGCCTACTTTCCGTTCGGCGGCGGCATCCGCAAGTGCATCGGCGAGGGATTCGCGTGGATGGAGCTGGTGCTGACGCTGGCCACGCTGGCGCGCCGGTGGAGGCTGGTGTCGATTCCCGGCGTGGAGCCGGTGCCGGAGCCGCGGATTACGCTGCGGCCGATCGGGCTGGAGATGAGAGTGGAGGGAAGTGCGTGA
- the lepB gene encoding signal peptidase I encodes MAKPPSGNSVPDTDSALPTSGGAPSSPAARDARPPLPELKGRRARKPVPAAKSGGDDPLEMVKSLLWAVLLFFVIRTFLITAYSIPSESMEKTLLIGDYLMANNALFGATLPFTDVRLPALRDPRRGEIVVFRPTYNNPRIDVVKRVIGVPGDTLQMREHVLYRNGKQVTEPFAQYVDGIDEPITEYGQAMMDPTIDPARYGSHNHIPLLPASVDKRTYQPSRNNWGPLVIPPAHYWLMGDNRDKSLDSRYMGPIPREVIRGKPLFIYFSYDRANESAAFPRALTAARWDRIFNRVK; translated from the coding sequence GTGGCCAAACCGCCCAGCGGGAACTCCGTTCCCGACACCGATTCCGCGCTCCCGACCAGCGGCGGCGCGCCCTCTTCGCCCGCGGCGCGCGACGCGCGGCCGCCCCTGCCCGAGCTCAAGGGCCGGCGCGCGCGCAAGCCCGTACCCGCCGCCAAGTCGGGCGGGGACGATCCGCTGGAGATGGTGAAGTCGCTGCTGTGGGCGGTTCTGCTGTTCTTTGTCATCCGCACGTTTCTGATCACGGCGTACAGCATTCCCAGCGAAAGCATGGAGAAGACGCTGCTGATCGGCGACTACCTGATGGCCAACAACGCGCTGTTCGGCGCCACGCTCCCGTTCACGGACGTGCGCCTTCCGGCCCTGCGCGACCCGCGGCGCGGCGAGATCGTCGTCTTCCGCCCGACGTACAACAATCCGCGCATCGATGTCGTAAAGCGGGTGATCGGCGTGCCGGGCGACACGCTGCAGATGCGCGAGCACGTGCTTTACCGCAACGGCAAGCAGGTGACGGAACCCTTTGCGCAGTACGTGGATGGGATCGATGAGCCCATCACCGAGTACGGCCAGGCGATGATGGACCCCACCATCGACCCGGCGCGCTACGGATCGCACAACCACATTCCACTCCTTCCCGCGTCGGTGGACAAGCGGACCTACCAGCCGTCGCGCAACAACTGGGGGCCGCTGGTCATCCCCCCCGCGCACTACTGGCTGATGGGCGACAACCGCGACAAGTCGCTGGATTCGCGCTACATGGGCCCCATTCCGCGCGAGGTGATCCGCGGCAAGCCGCTGTTCATCTACTTCTCATACGACCGGGCGAACGAGAGCGCGGCGTTCCCCCGCGCGCTGACGGCGGCCCGCTGGGACCGGATCTTCAACCGCGTGAAGTAG
- a CDS encoding ATP-binding cassette domain-containing protein, giving the protein MDTAAQARLASAAARVTMLHVRARLRLPDFDLSVDFAAADEIVVLFGPSGAGKTMTLRAVAGLERPDDGEIRLDDRVLFSRRPRAWVPPRDRRCGFVFQDAALFPHLDVSRNVLFGARVEEREARERLDALLDRFRIAHLARRFPAELSGGEAQRVALARALMSDPKVLLLDEPFSSLDADARRAAQDEVLDAHRAWRIPFLFVTHDRVEAERMGDRILFLDAGRQTGETRLRPPADG; this is encoded by the coding sequence GTGGACACGGCGGCGCAGGCCCGGCTGGCGTCCGCGGCGGCGCGCGTGACCATGCTGCACGTGCGCGCGCGGCTGCGCCTGCCCGACTTCGACCTGTCCGTCGACTTCGCCGCCGCGGACGAGATCGTGGTGCTCTTCGGCCCGTCCGGGGCGGGAAAGACCATGACGCTGCGCGCCGTCGCCGGGCTGGAGCGTCCGGACGATGGCGAAATCCGGCTGGACGACCGCGTCCTTTTCAGCCGCCGGCCGCGCGCGTGGGTGCCGCCGCGCGACCGCCGCTGCGGCTTCGTCTTTCAGGATGCCGCGCTCTTTCCCCACCTGGACGTGTCGCGCAACGTGCTGTTCGGCGCGCGCGTGGAGGAGCGGGAGGCGCGGGAGCGGCTCGACGCGCTGCTGGACCGGTTCCGCATCGCCCACCTCGCCAGGCGCTTTCCCGCGGAGCTTTCCGGCGGCGAGGCGCAGCGCGTGGCGCTGGCCCGCGCGCTCATGAGCGATCCGAAAGTCCTGCTGCTGGACGAGCCGTTCTCGTCGCTGGACGCCGACGCCCGCCGCGCCGCGCAGGACGAGGTGCTGGACGCGCACCGGGCGTGGCGCATTCCGTTTCTGTTCGTCACGCACGACCGGGTGGAGGCGGAACGGATGGGCGACCGCATCCTCTTTCTGGACGCGGGGCGGCAGACGGGGGAGACGCGCCTGCGCCCGCCGGCGGACGGCTGA